A window of Nitrospirota bacterium contains these coding sequences:
- a CDS encoding mannose-1-phosphate guanylyltransferase/mannose-6-phosphate isomerase encodes MVKGKQKPKRNLYAVIIAGGKGTRFWPLSREAFPKQFLRLIGQRTLLQDTIHRLSDEIIPSNIMIITTAGQRDIVDWQLRDMLSEVNCVMEPEGKNTAPAISLAAFKLYKKSKSALMLVLPSDHYIGNAELFRNAVRSAIPFAERGNIITFGIKPTRPETGYGYIKVGRAIKGNIYNVSQFVEKPNLFTAKALLKDKGYYWNSGMFLFRAKDMIVEVKKHMPELYKSFSGISPYLNTPQEDTALGKAYRWIKEESIDYGVMEKSKRVIVVTADFKWSDIGSWSSLYEVLDKDKAGNVLSGNVVEVGCRDSILFGGERLIAAIGLRDMAVVGTQDATLIVPKDKVQQVKELVGKLKADGKEEYLTPKVEERPWGHFSVLEKGPYYQIKHICLKPKAKLSLQLHNHRSEHWVVVSGVAKVQKGQEVFLVHKNESTFIPPATKHRLENPGLIPLKIIEIQSGEHLGENDIIRFEDSYGRQTG; translated from the coding sequence TAGGACAAAGGACACTTCTTCAGGACACGATTCATCGGCTCTCTGATGAGATAATTCCATCCAATATCATGATAATAACAACTGCTGGGCAGAGGGATATAGTGGACTGGCAGTTAAGGGATATGCTTTCAGAGGTAAATTGCGTTATGGAGCCAGAAGGGAAAAACACTGCACCTGCCATTTCCCTTGCCGCATTTAAGCTCTATAAGAAATCGAAATCAGCCCTGATGCTTGTCCTTCCATCTGACCATTATATTGGCAATGCAGAGCTATTTAGAAACGCAGTCAGGTCGGCAATACCATTTGCCGAAAGAGGCAATATAATTACATTTGGCATAAAACCCACAAGGCCAGAGACAGGTTATGGATATATAAAGGTAGGTAGAGCTATAAAAGGCAATATCTATAATGTATCGCAGTTCGTAGAAAAGCCTAACCTCTTTACGGCAAAGGCATTACTCAAAGACAAAGGCTATTACTGGAACAGCGGGATGTTCCTATTCAGGGCAAAGGATATGATAGTAGAGGTTAAAAAACACATGCCAGAGCTTTATAAGTCTTTCTCAGGAATATCCCCTTACCTCAATACCCCTCAAGAGGACACTGCCCTCGGTAAGGCTTATCGATGGATAAAAGAGGAATCAATCGATTATGGTGTGATGGAGAAATCAAAGAGGGTTATAGTCGTAACAGCTGATTTTAAGTGGTCTGATATAGGAAGCTGGTCTTCGCTCTATGAGGTTTTAGATAAAGACAAGGCAGGAAATGTCCTTTCAGGCAATGTAGTAGAGGTTGGATGCAGGGACTCCATACTGTTTGGAGGTGAGAGGCTTATTGCGGCAATTGGGCTTCGGGACATGGCAGTTGTTGGCACACAGGATGCAACCCTCATTGTTCCCAAGGATAAGGTTCAGCAGGTCAAAGAACTGGTTGGAAAACTAAAGGCAGACGGCAAAGAGGAGTACCTTACGCCAAAGGTGGAGGAAAGGCCATGGGGACATTTCTCTGTCCTCGAAAAAGGTCCCTACTACCAGATAAAACATATATGCCTTAAGCCAAAGGCTAAGCTTAGCCTTCAGCTTCACAACCACAGGTCAGAGCACTGGGTAGTGGTTTCAGGGGTGGCAAAGGTTCAAAAAGGGCAAGAGGTCTTCCTTGTGCACAAAAACGAAAGCACATTTATACCGCCTGCTACAAAACATCGTCTTGAAAACCCGGGTCTTATCCCGCTTAAGATTATCGAGATTCAAAGTGGCGAACACCTTGGGGAAAACGATATAATAAGGTTTGAGGATAGCTATGGAAGACAAACAGGCTAA